A single region of the Metarhizium brunneum chromosome 6, complete sequence genome encodes:
- the Pxmp4 gene encoding Peroxisomal membrane protein 4, with protein MATSVQVLKAALERIALDPRYHDLLSLVKTARNGAVYGAKVRFPHALVMIFLFRSGTFRQKISLVWRATRKHATNLARFATIYKLTVLALKHWGPTPGKEGPYDTFIAGLLGGYIVFGQRSKRNGKVSSVSQQIVIYIFARVALALARIAVKPGHGFPVVSKEPLHSQISYYAWPAFASLSWAMVMYLFKTHPEDLQSSLRSSMVYIYKDCDEWDGLRTLLWHNK; from the exons ATGGCGACGTCGGTCCAAGTTCTCAAG GCCGCCCTGGAGCGCATCGCGCTTGACCCGAGATACCACGACCTGTTGTCGCTCGTCAAGACTGCCCGCAATGGCGCCGTCTACGGAGCAAAGGTCCGGTTTCCACATGCGCTGGT GATGATCTTCCTCTTCCGATCGGGAAC ATTCCGACAAAAGATTAGTCTCGTGTGGAGGGCTACCAGAAAGCATGCCACCAACCTGGCCCGATTTGCAACCATATACAAGTTGACTGTGCTTGCGCTGAAGCACTGGGGTCCAACGCCCGGAAAGGAGG GCCCCTACGACACATTCATCGCCGGTCTTCTGGGCGGCTACATTGTCTTTGGCCAGCGGTCAAAGCGCAACGGCAAGGTCTCGTCTGTCAGCCAGCAAATCGTCATCTACATCTTTGCTCGTGTcgcgctggcgctggcacGCATTGCCGTCAAGCCCGGGCACGGATTCCCCGTCGTCTCTAAGGAGCCCCTGCATTCTCAAATCAGCTACTACGCCTGGCCGGCCTTTGCCTCCCTTTCCTGGGCCATGGTCATGTATCTTTTCAAGACGCATCCCGAGGACCTGCAGTCCAGCCTGCGCAGCAGCATGGTGTATATCTACAAGGATTGCGACGAGTGGGATGGACTGCGGACGCTGCTGTGGCATAACAAATGA
- the Poll gene encoding DNA polymerase lambda produces the protein MALEQPSLDQKIAYFDRLKALQDNADDFDELEEQDRLVRARFFHTRTIPPRPQVFEGNAARKNKSPRKQIEKIERPGLSKETTIKATPQNLVRNRLTSLLDQDGTIIPDSARLKKNSVTSLERSETIDSPSTGPKKRKRDSINLRPEREQIFKGLSFYYIPNNDIAPLRRLRINKAREYGALWTPDVESATHVIVDKGIQYEDVEKIVLGRKVKLVNEEYPIDCIRFRAVVDARQRKYVVPGQPERDEENGEEAQVASSEESTQSLKIKPQHRNLRRWDFVPVLGTPDVEDSQRVGSGDVGGAADGEKVVPRSREDEDRVSGEESERNNSNGNDELSQYILMMQEFKGLPLENDDDYDSRSTTDGAEAHSHAEEDRVSSEEEQRTTGPGKKRGFGGKHTPFEDRFACNQAGAQDAYQNNPNSRTIEVLQSMANYYDRVNDHWRTTGYRKAITTLKRQATRITTEEEAFQLPHIGRRIAQKIEEIVTTNKLQRLEYAQDEPMDGALQVFLRIYGVGNKQAQQWISQGYRTLEDIRSKAKLNPSQRVGVEHYDDLNTRIPRREVEALGAFVRRMAARTDAQAELIIGGSYRRGSTSSGDIDFIVTKLGTESVVQLRPFLDELVRALEKDGFLTARLASFHAGGDGSKWHGCCVLPKTKGINDRDYRPVWRRIDFLLVPASEMGGALIYFTGNDIFNRSMRLLASKKGMRLNQRGLYKDVIRGPGRVRVTEGELVEGRDERKIFDILGVKWREPHERWC, from the coding sequence ATGGCGCTTGAACAGCCATCTCTTGACCAGAAAATTGCCTACTTTGATCGATTAAAGGCGTTGCAAGACAATGCAGATGATTTTGACGAACTTGAAGAACAAGACCGCTTGGTACGGGCACGGTTCTTCCACACAAGGACTATCCCACCTAGACCGCAAGTATTTGAAGGCAATGCGGCACGGAAGAATAAATCACCACGGAAGCAAATAGAGAAAATTGAGCGACCGGGCTTATCCAAAGAAACAACTATAAAAGCCACGCCTCAGAATCTCGTGCGCAACCGCCTCACTAGCCTCCTCGACCAAGATGGCACTATAATACCCGACTCAGCTCGTCTGAAGAAGAATAGCGTGACTTCACTTGAACGCTCTGAGACAATAGATTCCCCTTCAACGGGCCCCAAGAAACGGAAACGGGACTCGATCAATCTCCGCCCGGAGCGGGAACAAATCTTCAAGGGCCTGTCGTTCTACTATATACCCAACAATGACATCGCGCCCTTAAGAAGACTGCGCATAAATAAGGCCCGTGAGTACGGGGCTTTGTGGACGCCAGACGTAGAGAGCGCTACGCACGTCATTGTCGACAAGGGAATCCAGTACGAGGACGTGGAAAAGATTGTTTTGGGGCGGAAAGTGAAGTTGGTGAATGAGGAATATCCGATTGATTGTATTCGATTCAGGGCGGTGGTGGATGCGAGGCAGAGGAAGTATGTGGTGCCGGGACAACCAGAGCGAGATGAGGAGAATGGAGAGGAAGCGCAGGTGGCAAGTTCGGAGGAATCGACCCAGTCGTTAAAGATCAAGCCTCAGCATAGGAATTTAAGGAGGTGGGATTTTGTGCCGGTGTTGGGGACGCCTGATGTGGAGGATTCGCAGCGTGTTGGTTCGGGGGATGTTGGGGGGGCTGCTGATGGAGAGAAGGTTGTCCCTAGAAGTAGGGAGGACGAAGACCGGGTTTCTGGCGAGGAATCTGAGAGAAACAATTCGAATGGGAATGATGAGTTGTCGCAGTACATTTTGATGATGCAGGAGTTTAAGGGCCTTCCGCTTGAGAATGACGACGACTACGATAGCCGATCTACGACGGACGGGGCTGAGGCTCATTCACATGCGGAAGAGGATCGAGTGTCATCTGAAGAAGAGCAGCGAACGACTGGGCCGGGCAAGAAACGCGGATTTGGTGGCAAGCACACCCCGTTTGAGGATCGGTTTGCTTGCAATCAGGCTGGAGCTCAGGATGCGTATCAGAACAACCCAAACTCAAGGACGATTGAGGTTCTGCAAAGCATGGCCAACTACTACGATCGAGTGAATGACCATTGGAGGACGACGGGCTACCGGAAGGCGATTACGACTTTGAAGAGGCAAGCGACTAGGATTACTacagaggaggaggcgttCCAGCTGCCCCATATTGGGCGAAGAATCGCGCAGAAGATTGAGGAGATTGTCACGACAAACAAACTCCAACGACTGGAATATGCGCAGGACGAACCGATGGATGGCGCTCTCCAGGTATTTCTGCGGATATACGGCGTGGGGAACAAACAGGCGCAGCAGTGGATTTCCCAAGGATATCGAACGCTCGAGGACATCAGGTCAAAGGCCAAGCTCAACCCCAGCCAGCGAGTTGGCGTCGAGCATTACGACGACCTCAACACGAGGATTCCGCGCCGTGAGGTGGAGGCCCTCGGGGCTTTTGTGAggaggatggcggcgagaacTGATGCGCAGGCCGAGCTGATTATTGGAGGGAGCTACCGCAGAGGCTCTACCAGCTCCGGCGACATTGATTTCATCGTGACGAAATTAGGCACCGAGTCGGTAGTGCAGCTGCGCCCCTTTCTCGACGAACTGGTTCGTGCGTTGGAAAAGGACGGCTTTCTCACGGCGCGTCTGGCGTCGTTTCACGCCGGCGGAGATGGGAGCAAATGGCACGGGTGCTGCGTCCtccccaagaccaagggcaTCAATGACAGGGACTACCGGCCGGTCTGGAGACGCATCGATTTCCTGCTCGTGCCGGCGTCGGAGATGGGCGGCGCGCTGATTTACTTTACTGGCAACGACATTTTTAATCGCAGCATGCGGCTGCTAGCGTCCAAGAAGGGGATGCGTCTGAACCAGAGGGGCCTGTACAAAGATGTGATTCGGGGACCTGGCAGGGTGCGCGTCACGGAGGGGGAGCTGGTTGAGGGCAGGGACGAGAGGAAGATATTTGACATTTTGGGCGTCAAGTGGCGAGAACCTCATGAGCGGTGGTGTTGA